Proteins from one Camelina sativa cultivar DH55 chromosome 8, Cs, whole genome shotgun sequence genomic window:
- the LOC104709694 gene encoding F-box protein At4g00893-like, translating into MSRLILKDNIHASATCTSWCKAAVSVRVVEKYPWLMFFPKGDNSVELLDPLQRKLYILNLPELPKSTVCYSRDGWLLMGKAKSIDMFFFNPYSRELITLPECWYAFDEFAFSCPPTSDNCVVVGIRFLAEFVVISTCHPGATEWKTDTVPCYLRPFYNQSNIVYCKDRFYCFNARGTLFSFHPSSRTWSYTGADQIKCPYLYDREKYGWSEKGVSLVEKKGELFVLFTSRNEKPLVYKLVSGKWEEMIPTALDSLNIFVSYYNSELRTKLPWMKNDVYFSRFSYRRQRCVSYSFDESRYNPDEEWQRWRELCPPQSLWIDSPPQNVLDLLMK; encoded by the coding sequence ATGTCTCGTCTTATCTTAAAAGATAACATCCATGCATCAGCCACTTGTACGTCATGGTGTAAAGCTGCTGTATCTGTTCGGGTAGTGGAAAAGTATCCTTGGCTTATGTTCTTTCCTAAAGGTGACAACTCGGTTGAACTCCTCGATCCATTACAGCGGAAGCTGTACATTTTGAATCTGCCAGAGTTACCTAAATCCACTGTGTGTTACTCAAGAGATGGCTGGTTACTTATGGGTAAAGCAAAATCGATAGACATGTTCTTCTTCAATCCGTATTCTCGGGAGCTAATAACCTTGCCAGAGTGTTGGTAtgcttttgatgagtttgcGTTCTCTTGTCCTCCTACATCAGATAATTGTGTGGTTGTGGGGATAAGGTTCTTAGCAGAGTTTGTCGTGATCAGCACTTGTCATCCAGGAGCTACCGAGTGGAAAACTGATACCGTCCCTTGTTATCTAAGACCGTTTTATAATCAGAGTAACATTGTCTACTGCAAAGATCGATTCTATTGCTTCAACGCACGAGGAACTTTGTTTAGCTTTCACCCATCTTCCCGTACATGGAGTTATACGGGTGCAGATCAAATCAAATGCCCGTATCTCTACGATAGAGAGAAATATGGATGGAGTGAGAAAGGAGTTTCCTTGGTAGAGAAGAAAGGAGAGCTTTTTGTCCTGTTTACAAGCAGGAACGAGAAGCCACTAGTTTACAAGCTAGTGTCTGGGAAGTGGGAGGAGATGATTCCGACTGCACTTGATAGCTTGAACATCTTTGTGAGTTATTATAACAGTGAGCTGAGAACTAAGCTCCCATGGATGAAGAACGATGTCTACTTCTCAAGGTTTAGTTACAGGCGCCAACGTTGTGTGTCGTATTCCTTCGATGAAAGCAGGTACAATCCGGACGAGGAATGGCAGAGGTGGAGAGAACTATGTCCTCCTCAAAGCCTATGGATCGATTCGCCTCCTCAGAATGTGTTAGACCTTTTGATGAAATAG